One region of Populus trichocarpa isolate Nisqually-1 chromosome 4, P.trichocarpa_v4.1, whole genome shotgun sequence genomic DNA includes:
- the LOC7453639 gene encoding protein NUCLEAR FUSION DEFECTIVE 4 yields MGFHQTSSISFSATKWLGFVTAVWVQAISGNNYTFSNYSDALKSLMNLTQLELNNLSVAKDVGKAFGLLAGLASDRLPTPVILLIGSIEGLIGYGTQWLVVSGRIQPLPYWQMCIFLCLGGNSTTWMNTAVLVTCIRNFRRNRGPVSGILKGYVGLSTAIFTDLCAALFAYDPAKFLIMLAVIPFAVCLTAIVFLRETPPAATIEEEKEESKYFNIFNAVAVIVAVYLMAYGFIPNPSHAISLAFSVILLVLLASPLAAPVHAFIKSWTLNRFKNQADVERQIQEPLLIEEKAQEEIQEKPAEESASAVVEQPQAVEEEKAAVEVKRRPVIGEDHTIFEAMQTVDFWVLFVSFLCGVGTGLAVMNNMGQIGLALGYADVSLFISMTSIWGFFGRIVSGSVSEYYIKKAGIPRPLWNAASQILMAVGYILMAVALPGSLYVGSIVVGICYGVRLAVTVPTASELFGLKYFGLIYNILILNLPLGSFLFSGLLAGFLYDAEATPAPGGGNTCVGAHCYRLVFIIMAIACVIGFGLDVLLGIRTKKIYNRIYMSRRSKKLAAASNLQ; encoded by the exons ATGGGTTTTCATCAAAcctcttcaatttctttctcagCTACAAAATGGCTAGGCTTTGTGACTGCTGTTTGGGTCCAAGCTATTTCAGGCAACAACTACACCTTCTCAAACTACTCTGATGCACTTAAATCTCTAATGAACTTGACCCAACTTGAACTCAACAATTTATCTGTTGCTAAAGATGTTGGCAAGGCCTTTGGTTTGCTTGCTGGTCTTGCTTCTGATCGTTTGCCTACTCCTGTTATTCTTCTTATCGGTTCAATTGAAGGTCTTATCGGTTATGGTACTCAATGGCTTGTTGTTAGTGGGAGAATTCAACCTCTCCCTTATTGGCAG ATGTGCATCTTCCTATGTCTAGGAGGAAACAGCACTACATGGATGAACACGGCGGTTTTAGTAACCTGCATCCGCAACTTCCGCCGCAACCGTGGCCCTGTCTCTGGAATCTTGAAGGGCTATGTTGGTCTAAGCACGGCTATATTCACCGACCTATGTGCAGCTCTATTTGCTTATGACCCTGCAAAGTTTCTCATAATGCTTGCTGTCATCCCCTTTGCTGTCTGTCTCACCGCCATAGTTTTCCTCCGAGAAACCCCACCTGCCGCTACtatagaggaagaaaaagaagaaagcaaataCTTCAATATCTTCAACGCTGTTGCTGTTATTGTGGCTGTTTATTTAATGGCTTACGGTTTTATTCCAAATCCTAGCCATGCTATTTCATTGGCGTTCTCGGTTATATTGCTGGTTCTTTTAGCTTCTCCATTAGCAGCTCCAGTTCATGCTTTTATTAAGAGCTGGACTTTGAACCGGTTCAAGAACCAAGCGGATGTTGAAAGGCAAATTCAAGAACCTTTATTGATAGAAGAGAAAGCCCAGGAGgagattcaagaaaagcccgCTGAAGAGTCGGCTTCAGCAGTGGTGGAGCAACCGCAAGCTGTAGAGGAGGAGAAGGCAGCTGTGGAGGTAAAGAGGAGGCCGGTGATTGGAGAGGATCATACAATTTTTGAGGCAATGCAGACCGTTGATTTTTGGGTTCTGTTTGTGTCTTTCCTTTGTGGGGTTGGCACAGGTTTGGCTGTGATGAACAATATGGGACAGATTGGCTTGGCTCTCGGATATGCTGACGTTTCTCTTTTCATTTCCATGACAAGTATTTGGGGATTCTTCGGAAGGATTGTTTCTGGCTCGGTGTCTGAGTACTACATCAA GAAAGCTGGAATACCAAGGCCTCTTTGGAATGCAGCATCTCAGATTTTAATGGCTGTTGGCTACATCCTCATGGCTGTGGCTTTGCCTGGGTCGCTATACGTCGGTTCAATAGTCGTTGGTATCTGCTACGGAGTTCGTTTAGCTGTCACAGTCCCGACAGCCTCCGAACTATTTGGTCTCAAGTATTTTGGTCTGATTTACAACATCTTAATCCTCAATCTTCCTCTGGGCTCCTTCCTATTTTCTGGTCTGCTTGCTGGATTTTTATACGACGCAGAAGCTACCCCAGCACCAGGAGGTGGCAATACTTGTGTTGGTGCCCATTGTTATAGACTTGTTTTCATTATCATGGCCATTGCATGTGTCATTGGGTTTGGTTTGGATGTTCTTCTGGGAATCAGAACCAAGAAGATTTATAACAGGATCTACATGAGCAGAAGATCAAAGAAATTGGCTGCAGCATCCAATCTGCAATGA
- the LOC7470389 gene encoding thaumatin-like protein 1 produces MGYYSCCFPTLISSFVLLLLVSYKGCVLAATFTFVNKCEHTVWPGILANAGSPRLDSTGFELQQDSSRSFIAPTGWSGRFWARTGCNFDESGAGLCSTGDCGSGQVECNGFGAAPPATLAEFTLGSGGQDFYDVSLVDGYNLPMVVEGSGGSGMCASTGCISDLNIQCPQELRVGEGDACKSACEAFGSPEYCCSGAFNTPATCKPSVYSEMFKAACPKSYSYAYDDATSTFTCSGADYTVTFCPSSPSQKSSSYSTPTTEGTTTSQGSGTGSGLEYTGSGSGIDSGAGSGTGSGGETMLADGSWLAGLAMGDSYKTASPSALQSAIMAFTTLVLIFALLHS; encoded by the exons ATGGGTTACTACTCTTGCTGCTTCCCCACTCTTATTTCCAgctttgttcttcttcttcttgtgagTTATAAAG GTTGTGTATTAGCTGCTACGTTCACATTTGTAAACAAATGTGAGCACACAGTTTGGCCTGGAATTCTTGCCAATGCGGGCAGTCCTAGACTTGACAGCACCGGATTTGAGCTTCAACAAGACTCTTCTCGTTCTTTTATAGCCCCAACTGGCTGGTCTGGTCGTTTTTGGGCTCGAACTGGGTGTAATTTCGACGAATCCGGAGCCGGGTTATGCTCAACAGGTGACTGCGGGTCGGGTCAAGTTGAATGTAACGGATTTGGAGCTGCTCCACCTGCTACATTAGCAGAGTTCACACTCGGGTCGGGTGGGCAGGATTTTTACGATGTTAGTCTTGTAGATGGGTACAATTTGCCCATGGTTGTGGAAGGTAGTGGGGGGTCGGGCATGTGCGCTTCAACGGGCTGTATATCGGATCTTAACATACAGTGTCCACAAGAACTGAGGGTTGGTGAAGGCGACGCGTGTAAGAGCGCGTGTGAAGCTTTTGGGAGCCCGGAGTACTGTTGCAGTGGCGCGTTCAATACACCCGCCACTTGTAAACCTTCTGTTTATTCAGAGATGTTCAAGGCTGCTTGTCCTAAATCTTACAGTTATGCTTATGATGATGCAACTAGCACTTTTACTTGTAGCGGTGCTGATTATACAGTGACCTTTTGCCCTTCATCTCCAAG TCAGAAATCTTCAAGCTACTCAACGCCAACGACAGAAGGAACAACAACATCACAGGGGTCTGGCACGGGATCCGGGCTGGAATACACGGGCTCTGGTTCAGGCATTGATTCTGGGGCTGGATCTGGGACTGGATCCGGAGGAGAAACCATGCTAGCAGATGGGTCATGGTTAGCTGGTTTGGCCATGGGAGACTCGTATAAGACAGCTTCTCCTTCTGCTCTACAATCAGCAATAATGGCTTTTACGACTCTTGTCCTTATTTTTGCCCTTCTTCACTCGTAG
- the LOC7470390 gene encoding endo-1,4-beta-xylanase 5 isoform X1 — protein MQSMAFLSKKSMHKAPILGFSVFLIPFLAFSYDGPLYDFTAYTECKSVPEKPLYNGGIFKDQAPLTQHRISTSSDGSYTPALILQNLAQNTMYCFSIWVKIQGADSTLVTASLMANNNSTYDCVGTVLAKSGCWSFLKGGFILDSPSSVSILYFQGTTDKSINVAIASASVQPFTEQQWRTNQQYIINTERKRAVTIHVSDSHGDRLQGASITIEQISKDFPFGSAIARTILGNLPYQNWFVERFNAAVFENELKWYATEPEQGKVNYTIPDQMLEFVLANQIVARGHNIFWEDPKYNPAWVRDLTGPDLKSAVNFRIQSLMSKYKEEFIHWDVSNEMLHFDFYEERLGPDATLHFYKTAHEADPLASLFLNEFNVVETCTDVSTTVDTYIDKIRELERGGSSMNGIGLESHFSKPNLPLMRAILDKLATLKLPIWLTEVDISNKFDKETQAIYLEQVLREGFSHPAVDGIMLWTAIHPNGGCYQMCLTDYNLQNLPAGDTVDKLLREWETGEGNGRTDDHGSYSFFGFLGEYKIMVQYGNRTTNSTLSLSQSDETKHFNIQL, from the exons ATGCAGTCCATGGCTTTTCTAAGCAAGAAGAGCATGCACAAGGCTCCTATCTTGGGCTTCTCAGTTTTCTTGATCCCCTTCTTGGCTTTTTCTTACG ATGGACCTTTGTATGACTTCACAGCCTACACCGAG TGTAAATCAGTGCCAGAGAAGCCACTATATAATGGAGGGATATTCAAAGATCAAGCACCACTTACCCAGCACAGAATTAGTACTTCTTCAGATGGCTCTTATACACCAGCTTTGATATTGCAAAATCTAGCTCAAAACACCATGTATTGTTTTTCCA TTTGGGTCAAGATACAGGGTGCAGATTCAACTCTAGTAACTGCAAGCCTAATGGCAAATAATAATTCCACATATGATTGCGTGGGGACTGTTTTGGCCAAGAGTGGATGCTGGTCGTTTCTCAAGGGAGGATTCATTCTTGATTCACCTTCAAGTGTATCAATACTATATTTTCAG GGCACAACTGACAAAAGTATCAATGTCGCAATTGCAAGTGCTTCAGTACAGCCATTTACTGAGCAGCAATGgagaacaaatcagcaatacATAATTAACACT GAAAGAAAGCGTGCCGTGACAATACATGTGTCAGATAGTCATGGAGATAGGCTGCAAGGAGCATCCATTACAATAGAGCAAATCTCAAAAGATTTCCCATTTGGATCAGCAATAGCAAGAACAATTCTTGGAAATTTACCCTATCAG AATTGGTTTGTTGAGAGATTCAATGCAGCAGTATTTGAAAATGAACTCAAGTGGTATGCGACAGAACCCGAACAAGGGAAGGTCAATTACACCATACCAGATCAAATGTTGGAATTCGTTCTAGCCAACCAAATAGTTGCTAGAGGCCACAATATTTTCTGGGAAGACCCCAAGTACAATCCAGCTTGGGTTCGTGATCTCACAGGTCCTGACCTAAAATCAGCAGTCAACTTCCGGATTCAAAGCCTAATGAGCAAATACAAAGAAGAGTTTATACATTGGGATGTTAGCAATGAAATGCTACATTTTGATTTCTATGAAGAAAGGCTTGGTCCGGATGCCACTTTACATTTCTACAAGACAGCACACGAAGCAGACCCCTTAGCATCATTGTTTTTGAATGAATTTAATGTGGTGGAGACTTGCACTGATGTGAGTACAACAGTAGATACCTACATTGATAAGATAAGAGAACTTGAACGCGGAGGATCATCAATGAATGGAATTGGCCTAGAGAGTCACTTTTCTAAGCCAAATCTTCCTCTAATGAGGGCTATTCTAGATAAATTGGCTACCCTTAAGCTTCCCATTTGGCTCACAGAAGTTGATATCAGcaataaatttgataaagaaaCTCAG GCTATTTATCTAGAGCAGGTGTTAAGAGAAGGCTTCTCGCATCCTGCAGTGGATGGGATCATGCTTTGGACTGCAATCCATCCTAATGGGGGGTGCTACCAAATGTGCCTTACAGATTATAATCTTCAAAACCTCCCGGCCGGTGATACAGTTGACAAGCTCCTAAGAGAATGGGAAACCGGGGAAGGAAATGGCCGCACAGATGATCATGGATCATACAGCTTCTTTGGCTTCTTAGGTGAATACAAAATAATGGTGCAATATGGCAACAGAACTACAAATTCAACACTGTCACTCAGTCAAAGTGATGAAACGAAGCATTTTAACATTCAGTTGTGA
- the LOC7470390 gene encoding endo-1,4-beta-xylanase 5 isoform X2, whose product MAFLSKKSMHKAPILGFSVFLIPFLAFSYDGPLYDFTAYTECKSVPEKPLYNGGIFKDQAPLTQHRISTSSDGSYTPALILQNLAQNTMYCFSIWVKIQGADSTLVTASLMANNNSTYDCVGTVLAKSGCWSFLKGGFILDSPSSVSILYFQGTTDKSINVAIASASVQPFTEQQWRTNQQYIINTERKRAVTIHVSDSHGDRLQGASITIEQISKDFPFGSAIARTILGNLPYQNWFVERFNAAVFENELKWYATEPEQGKVNYTIPDQMLEFVLANQIVARGHNIFWEDPKYNPAWVRDLTGPDLKSAVNFRIQSLMSKYKEEFIHWDVSNEMLHFDFYEERLGPDATLHFYKTAHEADPLASLFLNEFNVVETCTDVSTTVDTYIDKIRELERGGSSMNGIGLESHFSKPNLPLMRAILDKLATLKLPIWLTEVDISNKFDKETQAIYLEQVLREGFSHPAVDGIMLWTAIHPNGGCYQMCLTDYNLQNLPAGDTVDKLLREWETGEGNGRTDDHGSYSFFGFLGEYKIMVQYGNRTTNSTLSLSQSDETKHFNIQL is encoded by the exons ATGGCTTTTCTAAGCAAGAAGAGCATGCACAAGGCTCCTATCTTGGGCTTCTCAGTTTTCTTGATCCCCTTCTTGGCTTTTTCTTACG ATGGACCTTTGTATGACTTCACAGCCTACACCGAG TGTAAATCAGTGCCAGAGAAGCCACTATATAATGGAGGGATATTCAAAGATCAAGCACCACTTACCCAGCACAGAATTAGTACTTCTTCAGATGGCTCTTATACACCAGCTTTGATATTGCAAAATCTAGCTCAAAACACCATGTATTGTTTTTCCA TTTGGGTCAAGATACAGGGTGCAGATTCAACTCTAGTAACTGCAAGCCTAATGGCAAATAATAATTCCACATATGATTGCGTGGGGACTGTTTTGGCCAAGAGTGGATGCTGGTCGTTTCTCAAGGGAGGATTCATTCTTGATTCACCTTCAAGTGTATCAATACTATATTTTCAG GGCACAACTGACAAAAGTATCAATGTCGCAATTGCAAGTGCTTCAGTACAGCCATTTACTGAGCAGCAATGgagaacaaatcagcaatacATAATTAACACT GAAAGAAAGCGTGCCGTGACAATACATGTGTCAGATAGTCATGGAGATAGGCTGCAAGGAGCATCCATTACAATAGAGCAAATCTCAAAAGATTTCCCATTTGGATCAGCAATAGCAAGAACAATTCTTGGAAATTTACCCTATCAG AATTGGTTTGTTGAGAGATTCAATGCAGCAGTATTTGAAAATGAACTCAAGTGGTATGCGACAGAACCCGAACAAGGGAAGGTCAATTACACCATACCAGATCAAATGTTGGAATTCGTTCTAGCCAACCAAATAGTTGCTAGAGGCCACAATATTTTCTGGGAAGACCCCAAGTACAATCCAGCTTGGGTTCGTGATCTCACAGGTCCTGACCTAAAATCAGCAGTCAACTTCCGGATTCAAAGCCTAATGAGCAAATACAAAGAAGAGTTTATACATTGGGATGTTAGCAATGAAATGCTACATTTTGATTTCTATGAAGAAAGGCTTGGTCCGGATGCCACTTTACATTTCTACAAGACAGCACACGAAGCAGACCCCTTAGCATCATTGTTTTTGAATGAATTTAATGTGGTGGAGACTTGCACTGATGTGAGTACAACAGTAGATACCTACATTGATAAGATAAGAGAACTTGAACGCGGAGGATCATCAATGAATGGAATTGGCCTAGAGAGTCACTTTTCTAAGCCAAATCTTCCTCTAATGAGGGCTATTCTAGATAAATTGGCTACCCTTAAGCTTCCCATTTGGCTCACAGAAGTTGATATCAGcaataaatttgataaagaaaCTCAG GCTATTTATCTAGAGCAGGTGTTAAGAGAAGGCTTCTCGCATCCTGCAGTGGATGGGATCATGCTTTGGACTGCAATCCATCCTAATGGGGGGTGCTACCAAATGTGCCTTACAGATTATAATCTTCAAAACCTCCCGGCCGGTGATACAGTTGACAAGCTCCTAAGAGAATGGGAAACCGGGGAAGGAAATGGCCGCACAGATGATCATGGATCATACAGCTTCTTTGGCTTCTTAGGTGAATACAAAATAATGGTGCAATATGGCAACAGAACTACAAATTCAACACTGTCACTCAGTCAAAGTGATGAAACGAAGCATTTTAACATTCAGTTGTGA